A section of the Citrus sinensis cultivar Valencia sweet orange chromosome 8, DVS_A1.0, whole genome shotgun sequence genome encodes:
- the LOC107177040 gene encoding transcription factor MYB10-like — translation MVRAPTYDGRGMKKGAWSKEEDDKLRAYILKYGHWNWAQLPKFAGINRSHQSCRLRWMNYLRPNIKHGNYTKEEEDTIIKTRQQHGNKIMK, via the exons atggtgaGAGCCCCAACGTATGATGGAAGAGGAATGAAGAAAGGTGCATGGagtaaagaagaagatgataagTTAAGAGCTTATATTCTGAAATATGGCCACTGGAATTGGGCTCAACTTCCCAAGTTTGCTGGTATTAATAGATCACATCAA AGTTGCAGGCTGCGATGGATGAACTACCTGAGgccaaatataaaacatggGAACTACACCAAGGAAGAAGAGGATACTATCATCAAAACACGCCAACAACATggcaataaaataatgaaataa